The following proteins are encoded in a genomic region of Sphingopyxis sp. YF1:
- the trmFO gene encoding methylenetetrahydrofolate--tRNA-(uracil(54)-C(5))-methyltransferase (FADH(2)-oxidizing) TrmFO yields the protein MQKTYDIHIIGGGLAGSEAAWQLAEAGFRVRLSEMRGGGDMTPAHQGDTLAEMVCSNSFRSDDGDSNAVGLLHREMRALGSIIMREADATKVPAGSALAVDRDLFSGGVTKALSEHPNITIVRERVDTLPGEGLTIVATGPLTAAGLADSIGAATGKDALAFFDAIAPIVYRDSIDMDVAWMASRWDKVGPIGDGKDYINCPMDKDQYHAFVQGLVDGEKTDFKDWETDTPYFEGCMPIEVMAERGPETLRFGPMKGVGLDNPRTGRWPYAVVQLRQDNALGTLWNMVGFQTKLKHAAQVELFRTIPGLEKAEFARLGGLHRNSFIRSPELLDGQLRLKSAPHIRFAGQITGCEGYVESAAIGLVAARFAAAELAGRTLPPPPPETALGALLGHITGGADAASYQPMNVNFGLFPPLAEDVRKKDRKLGYTQRAGTKLAEWIKLAEGISA from the coding sequence ATGCAGAAGACATACGACATCCACATCATCGGCGGCGGGCTCGCGGGCTCCGAAGCGGCGTGGCAGCTCGCCGAAGCGGGCTTTCGCGTGCGCCTGTCCGAAATGCGCGGGGGCGGCGACATGACCCCGGCGCATCAGGGCGACACGCTCGCCGAAATGGTCTGCTCGAACAGCTTTCGCAGCGATGACGGCGACAGCAATGCCGTCGGCCTGCTCCACCGCGAGATGCGCGCGCTCGGCTCGATCATCATGCGCGAGGCCGACGCGACGAAGGTGCCCGCTGGCTCGGCGCTCGCGGTCGATCGCGACCTCTTCTCGGGCGGTGTGACCAAGGCGCTGTCGGAGCACCCGAACATCACCATCGTCCGCGAACGCGTCGATACGCTGCCCGGCGAGGGACTGACGATCGTCGCCACCGGCCCGCTCACCGCCGCGGGGCTCGCCGACAGCATCGGCGCCGCCACCGGCAAGGACGCGCTCGCCTTCTTCGACGCGATCGCCCCGATCGTCTATCGCGACAGCATCGACATGGACGTCGCATGGATGGCGAGCCGCTGGGACAAGGTCGGGCCGATCGGCGACGGCAAGGACTATATCAACTGCCCGATGGACAAGGACCAGTATCACGCCTTCGTCCAGGGGCTGGTCGACGGCGAAAAGACCGACTTCAAGGATTGGGAGACCGACACCCCCTATTTCGAAGGCTGCATGCCGATCGAGGTGATGGCCGAACGCGGCCCCGAAACGCTGCGCTTCGGCCCCATGAAGGGCGTCGGCCTCGACAATCCGCGCACCGGCCGCTGGCCCTATGCGGTGGTCCAGCTGCGCCAGGACAATGCGCTCGGCACGCTGTGGAACATGGTTGGCTTCCAGACCAAGCTCAAGCACGCGGCGCAGGTCGAACTCTTCCGCACCATTCCGGGACTCGAAAAGGCCGAGTTCGCGCGGCTGGGCGGGCTCCACCGCAACAGCTTCATCCGTTCGCCCGAACTGCTCGACGGCCAGCTGCGCCTCAAATCGGCGCCGCATATCCGTTTCGCGGGGCAGATCACGGGCTGCGAGGGTTATGTCGAAAGCGCCGCGATCGGGCTCGTCGCCGCGCGCTTCGCCGCCGCCGAGCTGGCAGGCCGCACCCTGCCCCCGCCGCCGCCCGAAACCGCGCTCGGCGCGCTGCTCGGGCATATCACCGGCGGCGCCGACGCCGCGAGCTACCAGCCGATGAACGTCAATTTCGGCCTCTTCCCGCCGCTGGCCGAGGATGTCCGGAAGAAGGACCGCAAATTGGGCTATACGCAGCGCGCGGGAACGAAGCTCGCCGAATGGATCAAGCTCGCAGAGGGCATCTCGGCCTAA
- a CDS encoding lysoplasmalogenase: protein MARAIWWAALVAGASYFIAVLGRWDGDAVHIWKTSGVALLALWAAANARGTDGRLIAAALGFGALGDWLLDAVGMLQGAAAFATGHLIAIALYLRNRRPSLSGSQKLLVFGTVPLALAIAWGLTRAAEPMLMGAAIAYTGGVAVMAATAWASRFPRYRTGIGAMLFLASDLFIFAGEGGTLAKSVTMWLVWPLYFGGQALIAWGVVSTLARADARA from the coding sequence ATGGCGAGGGCAATCTGGTGGGCGGCGCTGGTGGCAGGGGCGAGCTATTTCATCGCGGTACTGGGGCGATGGGACGGCGACGCGGTTCATATCTGGAAGACCTCGGGCGTCGCGCTGCTCGCACTATGGGCTGCGGCCAATGCGCGCGGGACCGACGGACGGCTGATCGCCGCGGCGCTGGGGTTCGGCGCGCTCGGCGACTGGCTGCTCGATGCGGTCGGCATGCTGCAGGGCGCGGCCGCCTTTGCCACGGGGCACCTGATCGCGATCGCGCTCTATCTGCGCAACCGCCGGCCCAGCCTGTCGGGGTCGCAGAAACTGCTCGTCTTCGGCACGGTGCCGCTCGCGCTCGCCATCGCCTGGGGGCTGACGCGGGCGGCCGAACCGATGCTGATGGGCGCCGCGATCGCCTATACCGGCGGGGTTGCGGTGATGGCGGCGACCGCCTGGGCGAGCCGCTTTCCGCGCTATCGCACCGGAATCGGCGCGATGCTGTTCCTTGCGAGCGACCTGTTCATCTTTGCGGGCGAAGGCGGCACGCTCGCCAAATCGGTGACGATGTGGCTCGTCTGGCCGCTCTATTTCGGTGGGCAGGCGCTGATCGCGTGGGGCGTGGTGAGCACGCTCGCCAGGGCTGACGCGCGGGCCTGA
- a CDS encoding SDR family oxidoreductase, with protein MAEHLRFEALAGQRILVVGGSSGIGFAVAEGAAQHGASVTITGRDPAKAAAAAAALGRDAAAVTFEMTDEPAVAAFFAANPPFDHVVVTAAQLHGGRVRDLPIELARATFESKFWGPYLIARHARITERGSIVLTSGAGARRPRAGRAPVAASSAATEVLTRVLASELAPVRVNCISPGLVDTPMLRAVRDPASAAPQQPVARVGDPAEIAFQFLACMLNPYMTGSVIDIDGGMALV; from the coding sequence ATGGCGGAGCATCTGCGGTTCGAAGCGCTCGCCGGGCAGCGCATCCTCGTCGTCGGCGGCAGTTCGGGCATCGGGTTTGCGGTGGCCGAAGGCGCGGCGCAGCACGGCGCGTCGGTGACCATCACCGGTCGCGATCCGGCAAAGGCGGCCGCGGCGGCTGCAGCGCTGGGGCGAGATGCCGCAGCGGTGACCTTCGAGATGACCGACGAACCCGCGGTCGCCGCCTTTTTCGCGGCGAACCCGCCCTTCGACCATGTCGTGGTGACCGCAGCGCAGCTTCACGGGGGCAGGGTGCGCGACCTGCCGATCGAACTGGCGCGCGCGACCTTCGAGTCCAAATTCTGGGGCCCCTATCTGATCGCGCGCCACGCGCGGATCACCGAGCGCGGTTCGATCGTACTGACATCGGGCGCGGGCGCCCGGCGTCCGCGCGCGGGACGCGCGCCCGTCGCAGCGAGCAGCGCCGCGACCGAGGTGCTGACCAGGGTGCTGGCGAGCGAACTGGCCCCGGTCCGCGTCAATTGCATCTCGCCCGGCCTCGTCGACACGCCGATGCTGCGCGCTGTCCGCGATCCGGCGAGTGCCGCGCCGCAACAGCCGGTGGCGCGGGTCGGCGATCCCGCCGAAATCGCGTTCCAGTTCCTCGCGTGCATGCTCAATCCCTATATGACGGGAAGCGTGATCGATATCGACGGCGGCATGGCGTTGGTGTGA